A genomic stretch from Juglans microcarpa x Juglans regia isolate MS1-56 chromosome 3S, Jm3101_v1.0, whole genome shotgun sequence includes:
- the LOC121258229 gene encoding transmembrane emp24 domain-containing protein p24beta2-like isoform X1: MYVRTKSDPEHKQLFPSLISYPKLTKCFSDRSSLVLFFCFFGSQSNHSNSEMKINLPKFAIVLLTLLSSLQVVFGIRFVIDREECFSHNIQYEGDTVHLSFVVIKVDGAWHYSQDGVDLVVKGPSGGQIHDFRDKISEKFEFVATKGLHHFCFTNKSPYHETIDFDVHVSHYTYHDQHAKDEHLNPLLEHISKLEEALYNIQFEQHWLEAQTERQAIVNDAMSQRAVHKAFFESAALIGASVLQVYLLRRLFERKLGMSRV; encoded by the exons atgtacgtacgtacgaaaTCAGATCCTGAGCACAAGCAACTTTTTCCGTCTTTGATAAGTTATCCCAAACTCACAAAGTGCTTCTCAGATCGTTCAAGTTTAgtacttttcttttgtttctttgggTCTCAATCAAATCATTCAAATTCCGAG ATGAAAATTAATTTACCAAAATTTGCTATTGTCCTGCTGACACTTTTGTCAAGCCTGCAAGTGGTGTTTGGAATTAGGTTTGTCATTGACAGGGAAGAGTGCTTCTCTCACAATATCCAATATGAAGGGGATACAGTTcatctttcttttgttgtaattaagGTCGACGGTGCTTGGCATTATTCTCAAGATGGTGTAGACCTCGTG GTTAAAGGACCTTCTGGTGGTCAGATTCATGATTTTCGTGACAAGATAAGTGAGAAGTTCGAGTTTGTGGCTACCAAAGGACTCCACCATTTTTGTTTTACTAACAAATCTCCATATCATGAAACAATAGACTTTGATGTTCATGTTAGCCATTATACATACCATGATCAGCATGCAAAAGATG AGCATTTGAACCCTTTGTTAGAACATATATCGAAGTTGGAGGAAGCTCTTTACAACATTCAGTTCGAACAGCATTGGCTAGAGGCTCAAACTGAACGCCAGGCAATAG TAAACGATGCAATGAGCCAGAGAGCAGTTCACAAGGCCTTTTTTGAATCAGCAGCACTAATTGGTGCGAGTGTTCTCCAAGTTTACCTTCTCCGCCGCCTATTTGAGCGAAAGCTTGGGATGTCTAGAGTTTAG
- the LOC121258229 gene encoding transmembrane emp24 domain-containing protein p24beta2-like isoform X3, giving the protein MKSEKITMKINLPKFAIVLLTLLSSLQVVFGIRFVIDREECFSHNIQYEGDTVHLSFVVIKVDGAWHYSQDGVDLVVKGPSGGQIHDFRDKISEKFEFVATKGLHHFCFTNKSPYHETIDFDVHVSHYTYHDQHAKDEHLNPLLEHISKLEEALYNIQFEQHWLEAQTERQAIVNDAMSQRAVHKAFFESAALIGASVLQVYLLRRLFERKLGMSRV; this is encoded by the exons ATGAAAAGTGAGAAAATCACG ATGAAAATTAATTTACCAAAATTTGCTATTGTCCTGCTGACACTTTTGTCAAGCCTGCAAGTGGTGTTTGGAATTAGGTTTGTCATTGACAGGGAAGAGTGCTTCTCTCACAATATCCAATATGAAGGGGATACAGTTcatctttcttttgttgtaattaagGTCGACGGTGCTTGGCATTATTCTCAAGATGGTGTAGACCTCGTG GTTAAAGGACCTTCTGGTGGTCAGATTCATGATTTTCGTGACAAGATAAGTGAGAAGTTCGAGTTTGTGGCTACCAAAGGACTCCACCATTTTTGTTTTACTAACAAATCTCCATATCATGAAACAATAGACTTTGATGTTCATGTTAGCCATTATACATACCATGATCAGCATGCAAAAGATG AGCATTTGAACCCTTTGTTAGAACATATATCGAAGTTGGAGGAAGCTCTTTACAACATTCAGTTCGAACAGCATTGGCTAGAGGCTCAAACTGAACGCCAGGCAATAG TAAACGATGCAATGAGCCAGAGAGCAGTTCACAAGGCCTTTTTTGAATCAGCAGCACTAATTGGTGCGAGTGTTCTCCAAGTTTACCTTCTCCGCCGCCTATTTGAGCGAAAGCTTGGGATGTCTAGAGTTTAG
- the LOC121258229 gene encoding transmembrane emp24 domain-containing protein p24beta2-like isoform X2, with protein MKINLPKFAIVLLTLLSSLQVVFGIRFVIDREECFSHNIQYEGDTVHLSFVVIKVDGAWHYSQDGVDLVVKGPSGGQIHDFRDKISEKFEFVATKGLHHFCFTNKSPYHETIDFDVHVSHYTYHDQHAKDEHLNPLLEHISKLEEALYNIQFEQHWLEAQTERQAIVNDAMSQRAVHKAFFESAALIGASVLQVYLLRRLFERKLGMSRV; from the exons ATGAAAATTAATTTACCAAAATTTGCTATTGTCCTGCTGACACTTTTGTCAAGCCTGCAAGTGGTGTTTGGAATTAGGTTTGTCATTGACAGGGAAGAGTGCTTCTCTCACAATATCCAATATGAAGGGGATACAGTTcatctttcttttgttgtaattaagGTCGACGGTGCTTGGCATTATTCTCAAGATGGTGTAGACCTCGTG GTTAAAGGACCTTCTGGTGGTCAGATTCATGATTTTCGTGACAAGATAAGTGAGAAGTTCGAGTTTGTGGCTACCAAAGGACTCCACCATTTTTGTTTTACTAACAAATCTCCATATCATGAAACAATAGACTTTGATGTTCATGTTAGCCATTATACATACCATGATCAGCATGCAAAAGATG AGCATTTGAACCCTTTGTTAGAACATATATCGAAGTTGGAGGAAGCTCTTTACAACATTCAGTTCGAACAGCATTGGCTAGAGGCTCAAACTGAACGCCAGGCAATAG TAAACGATGCAATGAGCCAGAGAGCAGTTCACAAGGCCTTTTTTGAATCAGCAGCACTAATTGGTGCGAGTGTTCTCCAAGTTTACCTTCTCCGCCGCCTATTTGAGCGAAAGCTTGGGATGTCTAGAGTTTAG